The Streptomyces sp. TLI_105 DNA segment CGCTGCCCATGGACATCGCCGGGCGGAAGCCGGACGCCGAGTGGCTGCGGCGGGTCGTCGACACGGTCGGACTCGGGGAGCGCCTCAAGCACCGGCCGAGCCAGCTCTCCGGCGGTCAGCAGCAGCGCGTCGCCGTGGCCCGCGCGCTCGCCGCCCGGCCCGAGATCATCTTCGGTGACGAGCCGACCGGAAACCTCGACTCGCGGGCCGGCGCCGAGGTCCTCGGCTTCCTCCGCGCGTCCGTGGACGAGCTCGGGCAGACGATCGTCATGGTGACCCACGACCCCGTCGCCGCCTCCTACGCGGACCGGGTGCTCTACCTCGCCGACGGACGGATCGTGGACGAGATGGAGCGGCCCACCGCCGACGCCGTCCTCGACCGCATGAAGGACTTCGACGCGCGCGGGCGGACCTCATGACCGTCCTCAGGACCTCGCTGCGCAACTTCTTCGCGCACAAGGGCCGCATGGCGCTCTCCGCCGTCGCCGTCCTGCTCTCCGTCGCCTTCGTCAGTGGGACGCTCGTCTTCACCGACACCATGAACACGACGTTCGACAAGCTCTTCGCGTCGACCGCCTCCGACGTCACCGTCAGCCCGAAGGGCGCGGCGGCCGACGACGAGGTCCCGCAGAACGGCCGCCCCGAGTCCCTGCCCGCCTCGCTCGTCGAGCGGGTCGGGAAGGTCGAGGGCGTCAAGGACGCGCAGGGTTCGGTCACCTCCATGAGCGTGACCGTCGTCGACGCGAAGAACGAGAACGTCGGCCCGACCGGCGGCGCGCCGACCATCGCCGTCAACTGGAGCCCCTACGAGCTGCGTTCGGTCGAGCTGGCCTCCGGTCACGAGCCGCGCGGGCCCACCGACGTCGTCGTCGACGCCGGCACCGCCGAGAAGCACCACCTGAAGATCGGCGACACCCTGCGCACGATCGCCGTCACCGGCGACCTCACCGCGAAGATCTCCGGCATCGTCGAGTTCAAGGTCACCAACCCCGGTGCCACCGTCGTCTACTTCGACACCGCCACCGCGCAGCGCGGACTCCTCGGCAAGGAAGGCCTGTTCACCCAGGTCATGGTCGACGCCGAGCCCGGTGTCGCCGACGACGCCCTCAAGGCGGACGTGGCCGCCGCACTCGGCGCCGACGCGAAGAACTACAAGCTGCACACCGCGGCCGAGGTCGCCGACGCGGGCCGCGAGGACATCGCCGGCTTCCTCGACGTCATGAAGTACGCCATGCTCGGCTTCGCCGGGATCGCCTTCCTCGTCGGCATCTTCCTCATCGTCAACACCTTCTCCATGCTGGTCGCCCAGCGGACCCGCGAGATCGGCCTCATGCGGGCCATCGGCTCCAGCCGCCGACAGGTGAACCGTTCCGTCCTCGTCGAGGCGCTCCTCCTCGGCCTCGTCGGCTCCGTCGCCGGTGTCGCCGCGGGCGTCGGTCTCGCCGTCGGACTCATGAAGCTCATGTCCCAGATGGGCATGGAGCTCTCCACCCGCGACCTCACCGTGGCGTGGACGACGCCGGCCGTCGGCCTCGCCCTCGGCATCGTCGTCACCGTCCTCGCCGCGTACATCCCCGCCCGCCGCGCCGGCAGGGTCTCTCCGATGGCCGCCCTCCGTGACGCGGGCACCCCCGCCGACGGCAAGGCGGGGCGGGTGCGGGGCGCGGTCGGGATCGCCCTGACCGGCGCCGGAGCGGCCGCCCTGGTCGTGGCGGCCCGCGCCGCCGAGGCCGGCCCCGGCTCCCTCTGGCTCGGCCTCGGCGTCGTCCTCTCCCTCCTCGGCTTCGTCGTCGTCGGCCCGCTCCTCGCCGGCGGGGTCGTCCGCGCCCTCGGCGTCGTCGTCCTGCGGGTCTTCGGTCCCGTCGGCCGCATGGCCGAACGGAACGCGCTGCGCAACCCGCGCCGCACCGGCGCCACCGCCGCCGCCCTGATGATCGGGCTCGCGCTCGTCGCCGGACTCTCGGTGGTCGGCTCCTCCATGGTCGCCTCGGCCACCGAGGAACTGGACCGCTCCGTCGGCGCCGACTTCATCGTGCGGTCCGCGACCGGGCAGCCGATCGTGCCGCAGGCGCAGGCCGCCCTGGAGAAGACGCCCGGCCTGGACCACGTCACCGAGTACAAGTGGGTCGACGCCGAGGTCACCGACCCGCGCGGGAAGGTCTCCACGGCCGACCTGGCCGCCACCGACCCGACGTACGTGAAGGACCTGCGCCGCGAGACCACCGCCGGCACCCTCACCGACGCGTACGGTCCGGGCGCGATGTCCGTCGGCAGCGACTACGCCGCCGAGCACGGCGTCAAGGTCGGCGACGTCCTCACCGTCGCCTTCAAGGGCGGCGACACGGCGAAGCTGAAGGTCGCGGCGATCACGGCGGACACCGGCCAGGTCGACAAGGGCGCGATGTACACGAACGTCTCCACCGTCGCCCGTCACCTGCCCGCCGAGCGGGTGCCGAACAGCCTGCTCGTCCTGGCCAGCGCCAAGGACGGCCAGGAGGCCGCGGCGTACGAGGCCCTCAAGGACGCGCTCGCGCCGTACCCGCAGTACAAGGTCAGCAACCAGGCCGACTACAAGGAGGAGCTGCAGAACCAGGTCGGGCAGCTGCTCAACATCGTGTACGGGCTCCTCGCCCTGGCGATCGTCGTCGCCGTCCTCGGCGTCGTGAACACCCTGGCGCTCTCGGTGGTCGAACGGACCCGCGAGATCGGCCTCATGCGGGCCATCGGCCTCTCCCGCCGGCAGCTGCGCCGCATGATCCGCCTGGAGTCGGTGGTCATCGCCCTCTTCGGTGCCCTCCTCGGCCTCGGCCTGGGCATGGGCTGGGGCACCGCCGCCCAGAAGCTCCTCGCGCTGGAGGGGCTCGGCGTCCTGGAGATCCCCTGGCCGACGATCCTGACGGTCTTCGTCGGCTCGGCCTTCGTGGGCCTCTTCGCGGCGCTCGTACCGGCGTTCCGGGCGGGGCGGATGAACGTGCTGGGGGCGATCGCGAGCGAGTAGCCACCACGGAACGGGGGTGCGGCCCCGGTGGACCCTGCCAGGTCCACCGGGGCCGCAGGTGTGCTCAGACGGTCAGTACGGGCACGTCGTAGAGCGGGATGTTCTTGTCCCGGGTGACCAGGGTCAGTCCCTCGGTCCGGGCCTGCGCGATCAGTATCCGGTCGAAGGGGTCGCGGTGGTGGGCCGGGAGCTGTCCGGCGCGGACACCGTGCAGTCCGGTGATCGGGAGCGGCGTGAGCTGGCAGGTGCGGGCCAGTTCGGGCAGCTCGGGCGGGCCGTCCAGCTTGCCGAGGGCTTGCTTGACGGCGAGTTCCCAGGGAGTGACGGCACTGACGTACGCGTGCTCCTCCGTGTCGAGCAGGTCCTTGATGTCGTCGGAGAGCTGCGGGGAGTCGAGCAGCCACCAGATGACGACGTGCGTGTCGACGAGCAGTTTCACTCGGCAGTGCCCTCCTCGTGGAGTCCGAAGGCCTCGGCGAAGCCGGGATCGTCGGAGATGTCGTCGAAGTCGTCGTGGAACACGACGGGTTCCTTGAGGGAGCCTCGGGCCGTCCGCCGGACCTTCCCCCGGAGGGGGACCACCTTCGCGACCGGTTCGCCGGACTTGCTGATGATCACCTCCTCGCCGGTGGCGACCACTTCCAGGATCTTGGAGAAGTGGGTCTTCGCCTCGTGGACGTTGTACTGCCGGGCTGCTTCCATCGCGGCCTCTCACAGCTCAGGGGAGCAAGGTGGACTAAGTGCAAGACTAAGGCTAGTCGTACGGGCGGTCCGGGGGCCAGGCGCTTCACCCTCCCGAGTGGCCCCTTTCCTTCGGGCGAGTGACAGCGGCACGTCGTAGGCTGGGCGCACCGGGCCGTACGCGCCCGGGACCACCCGGCCCGTTCGACGTGTCGGGCTGTTCGCGTTGCCCGCCCCCGTCGTCCGAACCCGGGATGGAAGCTCCATGAGCCTGCACGGTCTGCTCGATGTCGTCGTCAAGGACGCCGCCCTCGCCGAGGCGGTGAAGGCCGCCGCCGACGGGAACCGCCCGCACGTGGACCTGGTCGGTCCGGCGGCCGCGCGGCCGTTCGCCGTGGCGGCGCTCGCCCGGGACTCGGGGCGGCCGGTGCTCGCGGTGACCGCGACCGGCCGGGAGGCCGAGGACCTCGCCGCCGCGCTGCGGTCCCTGCTCGACCCGGACACGGTCGTCGAGTACCCCTCCTGGGAGACCCTGCCGCACGAGCGGCTCTCTCCCCGTTCCGACACCGTCGGACGTCGGCTCGCCGTGCTGCGGCGGCTTGCGCACCCCCGGGACGACGACCCCGCCGCCGGTCCCGTCTCCGTCGTCGTCGCGCCCGTCCGGTCCGTGCTCCAGCCGCAGGTCAAGGGGCTCGGGGACCTTGAGCCCGTGGCGTTGCGGAGTGGGCAGACCGCCGATCTGAACGAGGTCGTCGAGGGGCTCGCCGCCGCCGCGTACTCCCGCGTCGAGCTCGTCGAGAAGCGCGGCGAGTTCGCGGTGCGCGGCGGCATCCTGGACGTCTTCCCGCCGACCGAGGAGCACCCGCTCCGGATCGAGTTCTGGGGCGACGACGTCGAGGAGATCCGGTACTTCAAGGTCGCCGACCAGCGGTCCCTGGAAGTCGCAGAGCACGGGCTGTGGGCGCCGCCCTGCCGGGAACTGCTGTTGACGGACGAGGTGCGCGAGCGGGCCGCCGCGCTCGCCGTCGAGCACCCCGAGCTGGGCGAGCTGCTGGGCAGGATCGCCGAGGGGATCGCGGTGGAGGGCATGGAGTCCCTCGCGCCGGTCCTCGTCGACGACATGGAGCTGCTGCTCGACGTGCTGCCCAAGGGGTCGATGGCCGTGGTCTGCGATCCCGAGCGGGTCCGGACCCGGGCCGCCGACCTCGTCGCCACCAGCCAGGAGTTCCTCCAGGCCTCCTGGGCCGCCACCGCCGGCGGTGGCGAGGCGCCCATCGACGTCGGCGCGGCCTCGCTGTGGGGGATCGCGGACGTACGGGACCGGGCGAGCGAGCTCGGCATGGCCTGGTGGTCGGTGTCGCCGTTCGCGGCGGACGAGATCGTGTCGGGGGACACCCTGACGCTCGGCATGCACGCCCCCGAGTCGTACCGCGGCGACACCGCCCGCGCGCTCGCCGACACCAAGGGCTGGCTGGCCGACGGCTGGCGGACGGTGTACGTGACGG contains these protein-coding regions:
- a CDS encoding ABC transporter permease, whose product is MTVLRTSLRNFFAHKGRMALSAVAVLLSVAFVSGTLVFTDTMNTTFDKLFASTASDVTVSPKGAAADDEVPQNGRPESLPASLVERVGKVEGVKDAQGSVTSMSVTVVDAKNENVGPTGGAPTIAVNWSPYELRSVELASGHEPRGPTDVVVDAGTAEKHHLKIGDTLRTIAVTGDLTAKISGIVEFKVTNPGATVVYFDTATAQRGLLGKEGLFTQVMVDAEPGVADDALKADVAAALGADAKNYKLHTAAEVADAGREDIAGFLDVMKYAMLGFAGIAFLVGIFLIVNTFSMLVAQRTREIGLMRAIGSSRRQVNRSVLVEALLLGLVGSVAGVAAGVGLAVGLMKLMSQMGMELSTRDLTVAWTTPAVGLALGIVVTVLAAYIPARRAGRVSPMAALRDAGTPADGKAGRVRGAVGIALTGAGAAALVVAARAAEAGPGSLWLGLGVVLSLLGFVVVGPLLAGGVVRALGVVVLRVFGPVGRMAERNALRNPRRTGATAAALMIGLALVAGLSVVGSSMVASATEELDRSVGADFIVRSATGQPIVPQAQAALEKTPGLDHVTEYKWVDAEVTDPRGKVSTADLAATDPTYVKDLRRETTAGTLTDAYGPGAMSVGSDYAAEHGVKVGDVLTVAFKGGDTAKLKVAAITADTGQVDKGAMYTNVSTVARHLPAERVPNSLLVLASAKDGQEAAAYEALKDALAPYPQYKVSNQADYKEELQNQVGQLLNIVYGLLALAIVVAVLGVVNTLALSVVERTREIGLMRAIGLSRRQLRRMIRLESVVIALFGALLGLGLGMGWGTAAQKLLALEGLGVLEIPWPTILTVFVGSAFVGLFAALVPAFRAGRMNVLGAIASE
- a CDS encoding type II toxin-antitoxin system Phd/YefM family antitoxin, with product MEAARQYNVHEAKTHFSKILEVVATGEEVIISKSGEPVAKVVPLRGKVRRTARGSLKEPVVFHDDFDDISDDPGFAEAFGLHEEGTAE
- a CDS encoding type II toxin-antitoxin system VapC family toxin — its product is MKLLVDTHVVIWWLLDSPQLSDDIKDLLDTEEHAYVSAVTPWELAVKQALGKLDGPPELPELARTCQLTPLPITGLHGVRAGQLPAHHRDPFDRILIAQARTEGLTLVTRDKNIPLYDVPVLTV
- a CDS encoding ABC transporter ATP-binding protein encodes the protein MTSAVTIPRHGGTGEGTAVAARARQVVKAYGSGETRVVALDSVDVDIARGRFTAIMGPSGSGKSTLMHCLAGLDTVTSGQIFLDETEITGLKEKRLTRLRRDRIGFIFQAFNLLPTLNALENITLPMDIAGRKPDAEWLRRVVDTVGLGERLKHRPSQLSGGQQQRVAVARALAARPEIIFGDEPTGNLDSRAGAEVLGFLRASVDELGQTIVMVTHDPVAASYADRVLYLADGRIVDEMERPTADAVLDRMKDFDARGRTS